TGCTCTACGACTACTCCTTTCTGCCGCACGGCGCGACCAGCAAAGCCGAGGGCATGGCGATCGCCAAGCAACGCAACGTGGTGGCCACCGACGAATTCCTGCTCTCACCCGAGCCGTACTCCACCCGAACCGCCTGGTGCCACGAACGGGTGGCCAGCACGCGCGCGCGTCTCGAACAGCTCGATTGGATGCAACCGACCGTGCTCGTCAACCACTTTCCCCTGGTGCGCGAGCCCTGCGAAGCGCTGTTCTACCCGGAATTCTCGCTGTGGTGCGGAACCACCAAGACCGCCGACTGGCACACCCGCTACAACTCCGTGTGCTCGGTATACGGCCATCTCCACATTCCCCGCACCACCTGGCATGACGAGGTGCGCTTCGAAGAGGTGTCGGTGGGCTACCCGCGGGAATGGCGCCGTCGCAAGCCCTACAGCTGGCTGCGCCAAGTCCTGCCCGATCCGCAGTACGCGCCGGGTTATCTCAACGACTTCGGCGGTCACTTCGTCATCACTCCCGAGATGCGTGCCCAAGCCGCCCAATTCCGGGAAAGATTGCGGCAGCGGCAATTACGGCGGTGACGACGAGCATGCTGGTGTCGTCGGTGTTGCCCGGCGCGGTGGTCGAGGATCTGGCGTACGCCGAGATGTACTCCGACCCGCCCGGTCTGGCGCCCTTGCCGGACGAGGAACCGTTGATTGCCAAGTCGGTGGACAAGCGCCGCAACGAATTCATCACCGCCCGCCATTGCGCCCGCGTCGCGCTGCGTGAGCTCGGCGTGCCGCCGGTGCCGATTCTCAAGGGCGACAAGGGACAACCCTGCTGGCCCGACGGCGTCGTCGGCAGTCTGACCCACTGCACCGGCTATCGAGGCGCGGTGGTCGGGCGCAGCGGCGCCGTGCGTTCGGTGGGCATCGACGCCGAACCGCACGACGTGCTGCCCAACGGCGTGCTCGACGCGATCAGCCTGCCTGCCGAACGCGCGGAGCTACCCCGCAGCATGCCGGCCGGCCTGCACTGGGACCGAATCTTGTTCTGCGCCAAGGAGGCGACGTACAAGGCGTGGTTTCCGCTGACCGAGAGATGGCTGGGTTTCGAAGACGCCCACATTACGTTCGACGCCGACGCCTCCGGTGTGACGGGCCGCTTCAGGTCGCGCATCCTGATCGAC
The nucleotide sequence above comes from Mycobacterium pseudokansasii. Encoded proteins:
- a CDS encoding metallophosphoesterase family protein, whose translation is MTGHESTGGQPTLWAVSDLHTGHLGNKPVAESLHPSSPDDWLIVAGDVAERTDEIRWTLDLLRRRFAKVIWVPGNHELWTTNRDPMQIFGKARYDYLVNMCDELGVVTPEHPFPVWTERGGPATIVPMFLLYDYSFLPHGATSKAEGMAIAKQRNVVATDEFLLSPEPYSTRTAWCHERVASTRARLEQLDWMQPTVLVNHFPLVREPCEALFYPEFSLWCGTTKTADWHTRYNSVCSVYGHLHIPRTTWHDEVRFEEVSVGYPREWRRRKPYSWLRQVLPDPQYAPGYLNDFGGHFVITPEMRAQAAQFRERLRQRQLRR
- a CDS encoding 4'-phosphopantetheinyl transferase family protein, whose amino-acid sequence is MTTSMLVSSVLPGAVVEDLAYAEMYSDPPGLAPLPDEEPLIAKSVDKRRNEFITARHCARVALRELGVPPVPILKGDKGQPCWPDGVVGSLTHCTGYRGAVVGRSGAVRSVGIDAEPHDVLPNGVLDAISLPAERAELPRSMPAGLHWDRILFCAKEATYKAWFPLTERWLGFEDAHITFDADASGVTGRFRSRILIDPSALSGPPLTTLSGRWSVERGLVLTAIVL